From Psychrobacillus sp. FSL K6-2836, a single genomic window includes:
- a CDS encoding mechanosensitive ion channel family protein, whose product MEATIQNLKDYLFKEETWIQLGLDVIKIILILLVTAIAIRVGKRIIQKFFLVRQRSPLGYSERRQNTLMKLLQNVLTYVVYFSAIIAILTIFGIKVAGLLAGAGIVGLAVGFGAQSLVKDIITGFFIIFEDQFSVGDQVQIGTANGIVQEIGLRTTKVKSYTGELHIIPNGSILVVINYSIYNSLALIDISVAPENDIPSMEKNIEEFLKELPNKYEELVKTPSYLGVQSFDATEIVVRFTAETIPTKQNSVARKIRRDLIDFLEQKGIKIS is encoded by the coding sequence ATGGAAGCAACAATTCAAAATTTGAAGGATTATTTATTTAAAGAAGAAACTTGGATACAACTTGGGCTTGATGTTATTAAAATAATACTTATTTTATTGGTAACTGCTATTGCGATAAGAGTTGGTAAACGCATTATCCAAAAGTTTTTCTTAGTCAGACAAAGAAGCCCCTTAGGGTATTCAGAGCGTAGGCAAAATACATTAATGAAGCTTCTTCAAAATGTGTTAACTTATGTTGTGTATTTCAGTGCTATTATAGCCATTTTGACTATATTTGGTATAAAAGTGGCCGGATTGCTTGCTGGTGCAGGAATTGTTGGTCTAGCAGTTGGTTTTGGTGCTCAAAGTTTAGTGAAAGATATCATTACTGGATTTTTTATAATATTTGAAGATCAATTTTCGGTGGGGGACCAAGTACAGATAGGGACAGCCAATGGAATTGTTCAGGAAATAGGTTTACGTACAACAAAAGTGAAAAGTTATACAGGGGAACTTCACATAATTCCAAATGGTAGCATTTTGGTCGTTATAAACTATTCGATTTATAACTCCTTGGCTTTAATAGATATTAGCGTTGCACCTGAAAATGATATTCCATCAATGGAAAAAAACATTGAGGAATTTCTTAAAGAATTACCTAACAAATATGAAGAACTCGTTAAAACACCTAGTTATCTTGGAGTACAAAGTTTCGATGCAACCGAAATAGTTGTACGATTTACCGCTGAGACTATACCTACGAAACAAAACAGTGTAGCGAGAAAAATTAGAAGAGATTTAATAGATTTCCTTGAACAAAAAGGCATTAAAATTTCATAA
- a CDS encoding DUF951 domain-containing protein — MEKKQFQLNDIVEMKKQHPCGTNAWKIIRMGADIRIKCEGCQHSVMIPRKEFEKKMKKLIVQADAE; from the coding sequence ATGGAAAAGAAACAATTTCAACTAAATGATATAGTAGAAATGAAGAAACAGCATCCATGTGGAACAAATGCTTGGAAAATCATTCGTATGGGAGCTGATATTCGTATTAAATGCGAGGGATGTCAACACAGTGTAATGATACCAAGGAAAGAATTTGAAAAGAAGATGAAGAAGCTTATTGTGCAAGCCGATGCAGAGTAA
- the ychF gene encoding redox-regulated ATPase YchF — translation MALTAGIVGLPNVGKSTLFNAITKAGALAANYPFATIDPNVGVVEVPDARLDKLTELVVPKKTVPTAFEFTDIAGIVEGASKGEGLGNKFLAHIREVDAICQVVRCFEDENITHVSGKVDPISDIEVINLELILADLESVDKRLARVTKMVKQRDKEALAEEPVLTRLKEAFEAGKSGRSVEFTEEEQRVVKGFHLLTTKPMLYVANVSEDDIMADSENEYVQKVRAFAAEEGAQVILICAKIEEEMAALEDEEKAMFLEELGIKESGLDQLIKASYSLIGLATYFTAGVQEVRAWTYLKGMKAPQCAGVIHSDFEKGFIRAETVAYDDLVETGSMAAAKEAGKVRLEGKEYIVQDGDVMLFRFNV, via the coding sequence ATGGCGTTAACTGCTGGAATAGTAGGATTACCAAACGTAGGAAAATCTACATTGTTTAATGCAATAACAAAAGCTGGAGCACTTGCAGCAAACTATCCATTTGCTACTATCGATCCCAATGTAGGGGTAGTTGAAGTACCTGATGCACGTTTAGATAAATTAACAGAATTGGTAGTACCAAAGAAAACCGTTCCTACTGCGTTCGAGTTTACGGATATCGCAGGAATTGTCGAGGGTGCAAGTAAAGGAGAAGGACTTGGAAATAAATTTCTTGCCCACATCCGTGAAGTAGATGCAATCTGTCAGGTTGTTCGTTGTTTCGAAGATGAAAATATCACGCATGTATCCGGAAAAGTGGATCCAATTTCTGATATTGAAGTGATTAACTTAGAGTTAATATTAGCAGATCTAGAAAGCGTAGATAAACGCCTTGCTCGTGTAACTAAAATGGTAAAACAAAGAGATAAAGAGGCGCTTGCAGAAGAACCAGTTCTTACTCGCTTAAAAGAAGCTTTTGAAGCAGGAAAATCAGGTCGTTCGGTTGAATTTACAGAAGAAGAGCAGCGCGTAGTGAAAGGCTTTCATCTGTTAACAACGAAACCAATGCTTTATGTTGCGAACGTTTCAGAAGATGATATCATGGCTGATAGCGAAAATGAATATGTACAAAAAGTACGTGCATTTGCTGCTGAAGAAGGCGCACAGGTAATACTTATATGTGCAAAAATTGAAGAAGAGATGGCAGCACTAGAAGATGAGGAAAAAGCTATGTTCCTAGAAGAATTAGGAATTAAAGAGTCTGGGTTAGATCAGTTAATCAAAGCTTCTTATTCATTAATAGGTCTAGCAACTTACTTTACTGCCGGAGTGCAAGAAGTACGTGCTTGGACATACCTAAAAGGTATGAAAGCTCCTCAATGTGCCGGGGTTATCCACTCTGACTTTGAAAAAGGATTTATTCGTGCGGAAACAGTTGCATATGACGATTTAGTTGAAACTGGATCAATGGCTGCTGCAAAAGAAGCTGGTAAGGTTCGTTTAGAAGGAAAAGAATATATCGTACAAGACGGAGACGTTATGTTGTTCCGCTTCAATGTATAA
- a CDS encoding DUF3267 domain-containing protein: protein MEKNEETLVVIDINLKKVAWFSIGLTVGLSIIGLILFPWLSNVTEITFSFWNFLWFFIGYVVLIVLHECFHLVGFWVFGKAPWSSMDYGVNLQMGVAYATTTIALQNSAMKKALLLPFWVTGVLPMIMGFWIGSLMLVLLGAWLIAGAAGDFAMYKELRKYPNDLLIKDDPVKPRLYVLRKTG from the coding sequence ATGGAAAAAAATGAAGAAACGTTAGTTGTAATTGATATTAATCTAAAAAAGGTCGCGTGGTTTAGTATTGGATTAACTGTGGGTCTATCTATAATAGGACTAATTCTATTTCCTTGGTTATCTAATGTAACAGAAATAACTTTCTCGTTTTGGAACTTCCTCTGGTTCTTTATCGGTTACGTAGTATTAATCGTCTTGCACGAATGCTTTCACCTTGTTGGATTTTGGGTTTTTGGTAAAGCACCTTGGAGTAGTATGGATTATGGGGTTAATCTTCAAATGGGTGTAGCCTATGCTACTACTACTATTGCGTTACAAAACAGTGCCATGAAAAAGGCATTATTACTTCCTTTTTGGGTTACTGGTGTTTTACCAATGATTATGGGCTTTTGGATAGGTTCCCTTATGCTTGTTCTTTTAGGTGCTTGGCTAATCGCTGGTGCTGCTGGAGACTTTGCTATGTATAAAGAGCTCAGAAAATATCCAAACGATTTATTGATTAAAGATGATCCAGTGAAACCTAGGTTATATGTATTAAGAAAAACCGGGTAA
- the rpsF gene encoding 30S ribosomal protein S6 gives MRKYELMYIIQPAIEEEAKKALVERFQEILTSNGAEIIEAKEWGKRRLAYEINDLREGFYQIVKVNADSRAIDEYTRLANINEDIIRHIAVRIDDIKVKAKK, from the coding sequence ATGAGAAAGTACGAATTAATGTACATTATTCAACCAGCAATTGAAGAAGAGGCAAAGAAAGCTTTAGTAGAGCGTTTCCAAGAAATCTTAACTTCAAATGGTGCAGAAATCATCGAAGCAAAAGAGTGGGGTAAACGCCGCTTAGCTTACGAAATCAATGACTTGCGTGAAGGTTTCTACCAAATCGTTAAAGTAAACGCTGATTCAAGAGCAATCGATGAATATACACGTTTAGCTAACATCAATGAAGACATTATCCGTCACATTGCTGTTCGTATCGATGATATTAAAGTTAAAGCAAAAAAATAA
- the ssb gene encoding single-stranded DNA-binding protein — protein MINRVVLVGRLTKDPELRYTPSGVAMARFTLAVNRTFSNQSGEREADFINCVVWRKQAENTANYLKKGSLAGVEGRIQTGSYEGQDGKRVYTTDVVADSVQFLEPRNSSGERNQGGQSSGGNGQQQFSTPSYQQNQPMNQQNYTRVDEDPFSNSSGPIEVSDDDLPF, from the coding sequence ATGATTAACCGTGTCGTTTTAGTTGGAAGACTAACAAAAGATCCGGAACTTCGCTACACACCAAGTGGTGTTGCAATGGCAAGATTTACACTAGCTGTAAATCGTACATTCTCCAACCAATCAGGTGAAAGAGAAGCTGATTTTATCAACTGTGTCGTTTGGAGAAAGCAAGCTGAAAACACAGCAAACTACCTGAAAAAAGGAAGTTTAGCTGGTGTTGAAGGTCGCATTCAAACGGGTAGTTATGAAGGACAAGATGGAAAACGTGTTTATACGACAGACGTTGTTGCAGACAGCGTTCAGTTCTTAGAACCACGTAATAGCTCTGGAGAACGTAACCAAGGTGGACAATCATCTGGTGGCAATGGACAGCAGCAATTTTCAACACCTTCATATCAGCAAAACCAACCAATGAATCAGCAAAACTATACACGTGTAGATGAGGATCCTTTTTCTAATAGTAGTGGGCCAATCGAAGTATCGGATGACGACTTACCATTCTAA
- the rpsR gene encoding 30S ribosomal protein S18, whose product MAPRRGGKRRRKVCYFTSNNITHIDYKDVDLLKKFVSERGKILPRRVTGTSAKYQRKLTRAIKVSRIMALLPFSTEER is encoded by the coding sequence ATGGCACCACGTCGCGGAGGCAAAAGACGCCGTAAAGTTTGTTACTTCACATCAAACAATATCACACACATCGATTATAAAGATGTAGATTTGTTGAAAAAATTCGTGTCAGAACGTGGGAAAATTCTTCCACGTCGTGTGACAGGAACTAGTGCGAAGTACCAACGTAAGTTAACACGAGCTATTAAAGTATCTCGTATCATGGCTTTACTTCCATTCTCTACTGAAGAGAGATAA
- a CDS encoding YybS family protein — translation MQRNQTNYLTYGSMMIALFAILLAMSVYVPVLGFFTSFIVPLPLAWYSAKFERKHAAFVTVIAVLLSFIIGGVFGFIFGLLVGPLGFIIGDSIRAKKSKLYMLMATGLFLLLMTAVQYILSILFFNMNVLKQFITTIEVYYEQLGNIMSSVGQLPEGYDELVKQSIILIESIMPSYFIGAMFISAWLYLIINLSLLKKLKLDVPKFPKFMDFRLPKAVLWYYLIVSIFSLFVSFEVGTFGYLVFVNAALILRALLFLQGVSFIHYYFYAEGWPRWSMILATFLAVPLYMFTIIVGVLDLGFNIRGFIKDRYKK, via the coding sequence ATGCAAAGAAATCAAACAAATTATTTAACGTATGGATCTATGATGATTGCACTATTTGCTATTTTGTTGGCAATGTCTGTTTATGTTCCAGTACTTGGTTTTTTCACTTCATTTATCGTGCCATTGCCTCTAGCTTGGTACAGTGCAAAGTTTGAAAGAAAACACGCTGCATTTGTAACGGTTATCGCAGTTCTACTTTCTTTTATTATTGGTGGAGTTTTTGGATTTATCTTTGGTTTGCTAGTTGGTCCGTTAGGTTTTATCATAGGGGATTCAATCCGAGCTAAAAAGTCTAAGCTATATATGCTGATGGCAACCGGACTCTTCTTACTTTTAATGACGGCGGTACAATACATATTATCCATTTTATTTTTCAATATGAATGTTTTGAAGCAATTTATCACGACCATTGAAGTATACTACGAACAACTGGGAAATATTATGTCTTCCGTTGGTCAGTTGCCTGAGGGTTATGACGAATTAGTTAAACAAAGCATAATACTTATTGAATCTATTATGCCTAGCTATTTCATTGGTGCAATGTTTATAAGTGCCTGGCTATATTTAATCATTAACTTATCACTATTAAAAAAATTGAAATTAGATGTACCCAAGTTTCCTAAATTCATGGATTTTAGACTACCGAAAGCAGTGTTATGGTATTATTTAATCGTATCCATATTCTCATTGTTTGTTTCATTCGAAGTAGGGACGTTCGGCTACTTAGTATTTGTAAACGCTGCATTAATATTACGTGCACTCTTGTTTTTACAAGGTGTTTCTTTTATACACTACTATTTTTATGCAGAAGGTTGGCCAAGATGGTCAATGATCCTTGCAACATTTTTGGCAGTCCCGCTATACATGTTTACTATTATAGTAGGGGTATTAGATTTAGGATTTAATATAAGAGGATTTATAAAAGACAGATACAAAAAATAA
- a CDS encoding DHH family phosphoesterase: MASFFRKRPIRYPLILFLLLSGVATYLLLSTNILIGLLFALMVIGVFIYAWIIEQRVYEETEKHIETLSYRMKKVGEEALLEMPIGILLINDQYIIEWANPYMTQQLPFDTIIGEELLSISKDFQQLKKQEESKEMTISLDEKNYKVFYKAEEKLLYFFDITEQVEMESLYYGDRTVIGVLFIDNYDEISQGMDDQTRGRLNSIVTSCVNDWGAKYGIYVKRISSDRFLAVFNESILVELEKSKFSILDDIRETTAKFGFSLTLSVGVGAGSTSLVELGELAQSSLDLVLGRGGDQVAIKHSNGKVKFYGGKTNPVEKRTRVRARVISHALRDLIQDSDQVFVMGHRMPDMDAIGSAVGVRKMAGMNKVEGYVVLDTNELDNSVNRLMDEIKEQPELYNRFISPEEAISKITEKTLLVVVDTHKPSLVIDEKLLQKAEKVVVIDHHRRGEEFISNTMLVYMEPYASSTSELVTELIEYQPKNEKLSMLEATSMLAGIIVDTKSFTLRTGARTFEAASYLRTHGADTILVQRMLKEDIDTYIERSKIVQNVEFFREGIAIAHGMENVSYSQVLLAQTADILLTMNNVAASFVIGRKSESTLGISARSLGDINVQVIMEKLNGGGHLTNAACQLEDTSIDEAILLLKNAIIDTIEGGNEE, encoded by the coding sequence GTGGCATCTTTTTTTAGGAAACGGCCAATTCGATATCCACTCATACTGTTTTTACTACTTAGTGGGGTTGCAACTTATTTATTACTGTCTACCAACATATTGATTGGATTATTATTCGCTCTAATGGTAATTGGTGTATTTATCTATGCGTGGATTATTGAACAACGTGTATATGAAGAGACAGAAAAACATATCGAAACTCTTTCCTACCGGATGAAAAAGGTGGGGGAGGAAGCCTTATTAGAAATGCCAATCGGGATATTACTCATAAATGATCAATATATCATCGAATGGGCAAATCCATATATGACGCAACAGCTTCCATTCGATACGATTATTGGTGAGGAGCTTCTTTCTATATCAAAGGATTTTCAACAGCTTAAAAAACAAGAAGAATCCAAAGAAATGACCATTTCTTTGGATGAAAAAAATTATAAAGTATTTTATAAAGCGGAAGAAAAGCTTCTATATTTCTTTGATATAACCGAACAAGTAGAGATGGAATCGTTATACTATGGAGATCGAACTGTTATAGGTGTGCTGTTTATAGACAATTACGATGAAATATCACAGGGTATGGACGATCAGACACGAGGAAGGCTCAACAGTATCGTTACTTCTTGTGTAAACGATTGGGGAGCAAAATACGGCATTTATGTAAAAAGGATTTCTTCAGATCGTTTTTTGGCCGTTTTTAATGAATCCATTTTAGTAGAATTAGAAAAAAGTAAATTCTCCATATTAGATGATATAAGAGAAACTACTGCTAAATTTGGATTTTCCCTCACTTTAAGCGTAGGTGTTGGGGCGGGGTCCACTTCCCTAGTAGAACTCGGAGAACTAGCTCAGTCTAGCTTAGATTTAGTATTAGGACGCGGTGGAGACCAAGTAGCTATTAAGCATTCAAATGGAAAAGTAAAATTCTATGGCGGGAAAACAAACCCAGTAGAAAAACGGACGCGTGTAAGAGCTAGAGTGATTTCTCACGCGCTAAGAGATTTAATACAGGATAGTGACCAAGTATTTGTTATGGGGCATAGGATGCCAGATATGGATGCAATCGGATCAGCTGTTGGGGTAAGAAAAATGGCTGGGATGAACAAAGTAGAGGGCTATGTTGTATTAGACACTAATGAGTTAGACAATAGCGTGAATCGATTAATGGATGAGATAAAAGAACAACCAGAGCTATATAATCGTTTTATAAGTCCTGAAGAAGCGATAAGCAAAATTACAGAAAAAACATTATTAGTTGTAGTGGATACACATAAACCGAGCTTAGTAATTGATGAAAAGCTTCTTCAAAAAGCAGAGAAAGTAGTCGTGATTGATCATCATCGACGCGGAGAAGAATTCATTTCAAATACAATGCTGGTTTATATGGAACCATATGCGTCCTCTACTTCAGAGTTGGTAACTGAACTAATTGAATATCAACCGAAAAATGAAAAGTTATCCATGCTAGAAGCAACGTCTATGCTAGCAGGTATTATTGTAGATACGAAAAGCTTTACGCTTCGTACAGGGGCAAGAACATTTGAAGCAGCATCGTATTTACGTACGCATGGTGCAGATACAATTCTAGTCCAACGTATGTTGAAGGAAGACATTGATACCTATATAGAACGCTCTAAAATCGTCCAAAATGTGGAATTTTTTAGAGAAGGTATTGCTATTGCTCATGGTATGGAAAACGTCTCCTATAGTCAGGTATTACTTGCTCAAACAGCGGATATTTTGTTGACGATGAATAATGTGGCAGCATCTTTCGTAATAGGGCGTAAAAGTGAATCTACGTTAGGAATCAGTGCTCGATCATTAGGTGATATCAATGTTCAGGTTATTATGGAAAAACTAAACGGTGGTGGACATTTAACCAATGCCGCCTGTCAATTGGAGGATACCTCGATAGACGAAGCAATATTACTTCTAAAAAATGCAATTATAGATACAATCGAAGGAGGAAACGAAGAATGA
- the rplI gene encoding 50S ribosomal protein L9, whose amino-acid sequence MKVVFLKDVKGKGKKGEVKNVADGYAHNFLLKNKLAVEVNAAALSALEGQKKKSEKEAAKELEEAQKLKETLEQLTVELKAKSGNDGRLFGSITTKQIASQLEKSHGIKLDKRKMELDDAIRALGYTNVPVKLHHEVVATLKVLVAEES is encoded by the coding sequence ATGAAAGTAGTATTCTTAAAAGACGTAAAAGGTAAAGGGAAAAAAGGCGAGGTCAAAAATGTCGCAGATGGTTATGCACATAACTTTTTACTTAAAAATAAATTGGCGGTAGAAGTAAATGCAGCTGCATTAAGTGCTCTTGAAGGACAAAAGAAAAAATCTGAAAAAGAAGCAGCTAAAGAGCTAGAAGAAGCCCAAAAATTAAAAGAAACATTAGAGCAATTAACAGTTGAGTTAAAAGCAAAGTCTGGAAATGATGGTCGACTATTCGGTTCCATTACAACGAAACAAATTGCCTCTCAATTAGAAAAGTCACATGGTATTAAGTTAGATAAACGGAAAATGGAATTAGATGATGCAATTAGAGCATTAGGATATACAAATGTACCAGTGAAACTTCATCATGAAGTTGTGGCGACATTAAAAGTTCTTGTTGCAGAAGAATCGTAA
- the dnaB gene encoding replicative DNA helicase, with product MSDPMLDRVPPHNQEAEQSVIGAIFLEPQALITAGEILLAEDFYRVAHQKIFQTMLHLSDKGKAIDVVTVTEELSAKKELEDVGGISYISEIANAVPTAANIAYYAKIVEEKSILRRLIRVATTIVEDGFTREDEVEALLAEAERKMMEVASRKNAGDFEHIKDVLVETYDNIEKLHTRKGDVTGIPTGFRDLDRITAGFQRNDLIIVAARPSVGKTAFALNVAQNVATKTDENVAIFSLEMGAEQLVMRMLCAEGNIDAQVLRTGALTTEDWRKLTMAMGSLSNAGIYIDDTPGIRVNEIRAKCRRLKQESGLGMILIDYLQLIQGSGGSQANRQQEVSEISRSLKGLARELQVPVIALSQLSRGVEQRQDKRPMMSDLRESGSIEQDADIVSFLYREDYYDKETENQNMIEIIIAKQRNGPTGTVTLAFVKEFNKFVNIDWSQHQAPPA from the coding sequence ATGAGCGATCCAATGTTGGACCGTGTACCGCCGCATAACCAGGAAGCTGAACAGTCTGTCATTGGGGCCATATTTTTAGAACCACAGGCATTAATTACCGCTGGAGAAATCTTGCTTGCAGAAGATTTTTATCGTGTAGCACATCAGAAGATATTCCAAACGATGCTTCATTTAAGCGATAAAGGTAAGGCAATCGATGTTGTAACTGTGACGGAAGAACTTTCTGCGAAGAAAGAGTTAGAAGATGTAGGTGGAATTTCGTATATTAGTGAAATTGCTAATGCAGTTCCAACCGCAGCCAATATAGCATACTACGCCAAGATTGTAGAAGAAAAATCTATTTTACGCCGCTTGATACGTGTAGCGACCACCATAGTAGAAGATGGTTTTACTAGGGAAGATGAAGTAGAAGCATTATTAGCAGAAGCCGAACGTAAAATGATGGAAGTCGCAAGCCGAAAAAATGCTGGTGATTTCGAGCATATTAAAGACGTTTTAGTGGAAACATACGATAATATAGAAAAACTTCATACAAGAAAAGGCGATGTTACTGGTATTCCAACTGGATTTCGTGATTTAGACCGAATTACCGCTGGTTTCCAACGGAATGATTTGATCATTGTAGCTGCCCGTCCATCTGTAGGGAAAACGGCATTTGCTCTGAACGTGGCACAAAACGTAGCGACAAAAACAGATGAAAATGTAGCAATCTTTAGTCTAGAGATGGGTGCAGAACAGTTAGTTATGCGTATGCTTTGTGCGGAGGGGAATATAGATGCTCAGGTACTTCGTACAGGCGCACTGACAACCGAGGATTGGCGTAAGCTTACAATGGCGATGGGAAGTCTTTCAAATGCAGGGATTTATATTGACGATACTCCTGGTATTCGGGTAAATGAAATCCGGGCTAAATGTCGTCGATTAAAACAAGAGTCTGGTCTTGGGATGATTTTGATTGATTATTTACAGCTAATCCAAGGTAGTGGAGGAAGCCAAGCTAACAGACAACAAGAGGTTTCGGAAATTTCTCGTTCCTTAAAAGGTTTAGCTCGTGAATTGCAGGTTCCTGTAATTGCTTTGTCTCAGTTATCCCGTGGAGTTGAGCAGCGTCAAGATAAGCGACCAATGATGTCTGATTTACGTGAATCTGGATCGATTGAGCAGGATGCAGATATTGTATCCTTCCTGTATCGTGAGGATTACTACGACAAAGAAACAGAAAATCAGAACATGATTGAAATTATTATTGCAAAACAGCGTAATGGCCCTACTGGAACTGTTACACTTGCGTTCGTTAAAGAGTTTAACAAATTCGTTAACATTGACTGGAGTCAACACCAAGCGCCACCAGCTTAA
- a CDS encoding adenylosuccinate synthase, protein MPSVVVVGTQWGDEGKGKITDFLSENSEVIARYQGGNNAGHTIIFGGETYKLHLIPSGIFYKDKISVIGNGMVVDPRALVKELKGLHDRGVTTENLRISNRAHVILPYHLKQDEVEEARRGVNKIGTTGKGIGPAYMDKAARVGIRIADLLDYEVFKEKLELNLQEKNRMFEKFYETDGFTSEEILEEFYGYGQEIAKYVTDTSKVLNDALDDGRRVLFEGAQGVMLDIDQGTYPFVTSSNPVAGGVTIGAGVGPTKINHVVGVCKAYTSRVGDGPFPTELFDEIGNQIREVGKEYGTTTGRPRRIGWFDTVVIRHARRVSGLTDLTVNSIDVLTGLDTVKLCTAYKYKGELITEYPANLRILSECEPVYEEMPGWSEDITKCKSLDELPETARHYLERISQLTGVQISIFSVGPDRTQTNIITSVWK, encoded by the coding sequence ATGCCATCAGTAGTAGTAGTTGGAACACAATGGGGAGACGAAGGTAAAGGGAAAATCACAGACTTTCTATCCGAAAACTCAGAAGTAATTGCACGTTACCAAGGTGGTAATAATGCAGGTCACACAATTATTTTTGGAGGAGAAACGTACAAGCTTCATTTAATTCCTTCAGGGATTTTCTATAAAGATAAAATTTCTGTTATAGGAAATGGAATGGTAGTGGATCCAAGAGCACTTGTAAAAGAGCTAAAAGGATTGCATGACCGCGGAGTAACAACCGAAAACTTACGTATTTCTAATCGTGCACATGTTATTCTTCCTTACCATCTAAAACAAGACGAAGTAGAAGAAGCTCGCAGAGGAGTAAATAAAATCGGTACGACAGGTAAAGGTATTGGACCAGCTTATATGGACAAAGCTGCACGTGTCGGGATTCGTATTGCTGATCTTCTGGACTACGAAGTATTTAAGGAAAAATTAGAACTTAACTTACAAGAAAAGAATAGAATGTTTGAGAAGTTTTACGAAACAGATGGATTTACTTCAGAAGAAATATTAGAAGAATTCTATGGCTATGGACAAGAGATTGCCAAGTATGTTACAGATACTTCAAAAGTATTGAACGACGCATTAGATGATGGTCGTCGTGTATTGTTTGAAGGTGCACAAGGAGTTATGTTGGACATCGATCAAGGTACTTATCCATTTGTAACTTCTTCGAATCCAGTAGCTGGTGGAGTAACAATTGGAGCAGGAGTAGGGCCAACAAAAATTAACCATGTAGTAGGTGTTTGTAAAGCATATACATCACGTGTAGGTGATGGTCCTTTCCCAACTGAGCTATTTGATGAAATTGGAAATCAAATCCGAGAAGTTGGTAAAGAATATGGGACAACTACAGGTAGACCACGTCGTATAGGGTGGTTTGATACAGTAGTAATTAGACATGCTCGTCGTGTAAGTGGTTTAACTGATTTAACGGTTAACTCTATTGATGTATTGACTGGTTTAGATACAGTTAAATTATGTACTGCTTATAAATATAAAGGTGAATTAATTACGGAATATCCAGCTAACCTACGTATTTTAAGTGAATGTGAACCAGTTTATGAAGAAATGCCAGGTTGGAGTGAAGACATTACTAAATGTAAATCACTAGATGAACTTCCTGAGACAGCTCGTCATTACTTAGAACGGATTTCTCAACTTACAGGTGTACAAATCTCCATCTTCTCAGTTGGACCAGATCGTACGCAAACAAATATCATTACAAGTGTTTGGAAATAA